Genomic window (Paenibacillus sp. PK3_47):
GTATGCGTTCAATATGTACGATATTGCCAATGCGGAGGCTTACAACACCGGCAAGCTGAAGGACGCCTCCAAAGTCGGTGTAAAAGCACTGGACAGCTATACTCTGCAGGTGACGCTCAAAGAAAAAACGGCTTATTTTCTGCAAATGCTGGCTGAGGATATTTTTGCACCGGTAAATGCTGCTGTAGTGAAAGCGGACAAGAACTGGGCCCTTAGCAGCAAAACGATGGTAACCAACGGCCCGTTCACCGTGAAATCCTGGAGCAGTAATACTATCACGCTGGCCAAAAACCCGAAATATTACGCTGCTGTTGAAATCAGGCTCTCCGAGGTTCAGCTCCTCCGGCCCAAAGCCGGTACTGAGAACACTACGGTGGCCTATCAGAAAAATCAGATCGACTGGGTCGGAGGCAAGGAAGCGCTGGTCTATTCTGATTTAACAGAGGCGTCGCGCAAACAGATTGCCGAAATGCCTTATAGCTCAACTTACTACTACCAGTTCAATGTACATGAGGCTCCTTTTGACAATGTGAAGATCCGCAAGGCTTTAGCTATGGCTGTTGACCGGGAAGCGCTTATCTTCGGCACGCCTGCATACGGATTTATCCCTCCGGCTATAACAGGCAACGGTCTTAACTACCGGAGACAGGTTGCAGATACTTCTTATTTCAAAGAAAACGTCGCCCAGGCCAAAAAGCTGCTGCAGGAAGGCTTGAAGGAAGAGGGGCTTTCGGAGCTGCCGGAGTTTTCGATTATCGTGAATGAAGAAGGGGGCCACGATCTTGTTGCATTCTCCGTCATTTCGGACTGGAACAAGAATCTGGGAATTGAAGCGGGTCTTGAGTTCCAGCCCT
Coding sequences:
- a CDS encoding peptide ABC transporter substrate-binding protein: MKRLLSWLLAASLLVGITVIPGNTAAAAAAKQVLRIGYEVLPGSVDPAKSSDDAASTLVKGLFEGLVRQDRSGKVIPGMAKSWKVSADGRTYTFNLRSSAKWSNQDSVKASDFEYAWKRALAPETGSTYAFNMYDIANAEAYNTGKLKDASKVGVKALDSYTLQVTLKEKTAYFLQMLAEDIFAPVNAAVVKADKNWALSSKTMVTNGPFTVKSWSSNTITLAKNPKYYAAVEIRLSEVQLLRPKAGTENTTVAYQKNQIDWVGGKEALVYSDLTEASRKQIAEMPYSSTYYYQFNVHEAPFDNVKIRKALAMAVDREALIFGTPAYGFIPPAITGNGLNYRRQVADTSYFKENVAQAKKLLQEGLKEEGLSELPEFSIIVNEEGGHDLVAFSVISDWNKNLGIEAGLEFQPWQQLLSNRYSQNYTIARAGWGADYNDPSAMLGIFTSESPDNDSGWSSPQYDSYVAQAKAVSDPAKRNALYAKAEKLLIDDMVILPLYYYVADVLHKPEVKNVYLDYDGNIIFSRGYIQ